A stretch of Vicia villosa cultivar HV-30 ecotype Madison, WI unplaced genomic scaffold, Vvil1.0 ctg.001936F_1_1, whole genome shotgun sequence DNA encodes these proteins:
- the LOC131637165 gene encoding uncharacterized protein LOC131637165: MLAYGSSADIVDEYVRIGESTAIECLERFVRGVNEVFGAEYLRRPNNNDVEHLLQMRESRGFPGMLGSIDCMHWEWKNCPVAWKGQFCRGDHGKPTIMLEAVASQDLWIWHAFFGIAGSNNDINVLNQSNVFNDILEGRAATVQYTINGNPYNMGYYLADGIYPEWATFVKTISMPQGEKRKLFAQHQESARKDVERAFGVLQSRFAIVRGPARVWHMETLKHTIYACIILHNMIVEDERHTYGGDFDYCYDNAGSNNSTTETFSGPHPNLATRLQRRATLREKQVHRQLQGDLVEHIWERFGHEDDEN, translated from the coding sequence ATGTTGGCATATGGATCTTCCGCTGACATTGTAGACGAATATGTTCGAATTGGTGAAAGCACTGCAATTGAGTGCTTAGAGAGATTCGTAAGGGGCGTGAATGAGGTATTTGGGGCTGAGTATTTGAGAAGGCCTAATAACAATGATGTTGAGCATCTTTTACAAATGAGGGAGTCACGTGGATTTCCAGGCATGCTAGGTTCCATTGATTGTATGCATTGGGAATGGAAGAATTGTCCTGTTGCATGGAAAGGACAATTTTGTCGAGGTGATCATGGTAAACCCACGATCATGCTTGAAGCAGTGGCATCACAAGACTTATGGATTTGGCATGCATTTTTTGGTATTGCAGGTTCAAATAATGACATTAATGTGCTAAACCAATCTAATGTGTTTAACGATATTTTGGAAGGACGTGCTGCTACTGTGCAATATACAATCAATGGGAATCCATATAATATGGGGTATTATTTAGCGGATGGTATATATCCCGAGTGGGCTACATTTGTCAAGACCATTTCAATGCCGCAAGGAGAAAAgagaaaactatttgcacaacacCAAGAATCAGCTAGAAAGGATGTGGAACGTGCATTTGGAGTGCTTCAATCTCGATTTGCAATAGTACGTGGTCCAGCGCGTGTTTGGCACATGGAAACCCTCAAGCATACCATATATGCTTGCATCATATTGCACAACATGATTGTCGAAGACGAACGACACACATATGGAGGTGATTTTGATTACTGTTACGATAATGCAGGTAGCAACAACTCAACGACTGAAACATTTAGCGGTCCTCATCCGAATCTTGCAACAAGACTACAAAGAAGAGCAACTCTTCGTGAAAAACAAGTTCATCGCCAACTTCAAGGAGATCTAGTCGAACATATTTGGGAACGTTTTGGACATGAGGACgatgaaaattaa